The genomic window GATTCAAAGTATTGTATTCCGTCAGAACAGTTTGAAACAAGATTAAATTTATTGAAATAATGGGGGGTAATATAAATGGCGTCAATAACTGATTTAAGACAAAAAAGAGCAGCGTTATGGGAAAAGACAAAGAAATTTCTTGATAATGCAAAACGAGAAAACGATATGATTTCGGCAGAGGACGTGGAAACATATGAAAAAATGGAGAGTGAAATTGTTGCTCTCGGCAAGGAGATAGATATTTTAGAACGTCAGGCAGAGATGGAAAAAAGACTGAATTCTCCGGTTAATACACCCGTTCTTGAAACACCTAAAACGAACGGTAATACAAAAACGGGCAGAGCAAGTGACGAATATAAGCAGGCGTTTTGGAAGCTTATGAAGAATAATCAGCTGTCATATTCGGTACATGATACGTTGCAGATTGGTACTGACAGTGACGGCGGATACCTTGTTCCCGATGAATACGAGGCAGTTCTTATTGACAAACTTGCCGATGAAAACATTATGCGAGGATTAACTACAATCATAACAAGTGCAAACGGTGATAAAAAGATTCCGGTAGTTGCATCTCACGGTGAGGCTGTGTGGACAGATGAAGGCTCGGAATACACTGAAAGCGATGATGAGTTCGGAACTGTATCTCTTGGAGCTCATAAGCTAAGTACGATTATAAAAGTATCGGAAGAACTGCTCAATGACTCCGCATTTAATCTTGAAACATACATATCATCAGAATTTGCAAGAAGAATGGGTGCGGCAGAGGAATTGGCATTTATCAACGGCAACGGTACAGGAAAACCGACAGGTGTGTTAAATACGGCTGAAGTAGGGGTTACGTCTGCTGCGTCAAACGCAATTACGACAGATGAAATAATTGACCTATATCACAGTCTTAGAACACCATATCGAAAGAATGCCGTATTTATGTCAAGCGACAGTACAATAAAGGCTATAAGAAAACTTAAAGACAGTAACGGTCAGTATTTATGGCAGCCGGGTCTGCAGGCGGGACAGCCGGATACAATTCTTAACCGTCCGATACATACTTCTGCATATATGCCTGAGATAGAGTCCGGCAATAAGATATTGCTGTTTGGTGATTTATCATATTATTGGGTGGCTGACAGACAAGGACGTTCGTTCCAAAGATTGAATGAACTTTTTGCAAAGAACGGACAAGTCGGTTTCCGTGTATTCCAAAGATTAGACGG from Hominilimicola fabiformis includes these protein-coding regions:
- a CDS encoding phage major capsid protein is translated as MASITDLRQKRAALWEKTKKFLDNAKRENDMISAEDVETYEKMESEIVALGKEIDILERQAEMEKRLNSPVNTPVLETPKTNGNTKTGRASDEYKQAFWKLMKNNQLSYSVHDTLQIGTDSDGGYLVPDEYEAVLIDKLADENIMRGLTTIITSANGDKKIPVVASHGEAVWTDEGSEYTESDDEFGTVSLGAHKLSTIIKVSEELLNDSAFNLETYISSEFARRMGAAEELAFINGNGTGKPTGVLNTAEVGVTSAASNAITTDEIIDLYHSLRTPYRKNAVFMSSDSTIKAIRKLKDSNGQYLWQPGLQAGQPDTILNRPIHTSAYMPEIESGNKILLFGDLSYYWVADRQGRSFQRLNELFAKNGQVGFRVFQRLDGKLILPESVKTVQMK